One Physeter macrocephalus isolate SW-GA chromosome 19, ASM283717v5, whole genome shotgun sequence genomic window carries:
- the DGCR8 gene encoding microprocessor complex subunit DGCR8: protein MEEKYGGDSDHPSDGETSVQPMMTKIKTVLKSRGRPPTEPLPDGWIMTFHNSGVPVYLHRESRVVTWSRPYFLGTGSIRKHDPPLSSIPCLHYKKMKDNEEREQNSELAPCGEVSPAKPLSRSAELELPLEEPDSLGTDLGPPDEKDPLGAEAAPGALGQVKAKVEVCKDESVDLEEFRNYLEKRFDFEQVTVKKFRTWAERRQFNREMKRKQAESERPILPANQKLITLSVQDAPTKKEFVINPNGKSEVCILHEYMQRVLKVRPVYNFFECENPSEPFGASVTIDGVTYGSGTASSKKLAKNKAARATLEILIPDFVKQTSEEKPKDSEELEYFNHISIEDSRVYELTSKAGLLSPYQILHECLKRNHGMGDTSIKFEVVPGKNQKSEYVMACGKHTVRGWCKNKRVGKQLASQKILQLLHPHVKNWGSLLRMYGRESSKMVKQETSDKSVIELQQFARKNKPNLHILSKLQEEMRRLAEEREETRKKPKMSIVASAQPGGEPLCTVDV from the exons ATGGAGGAGAAATACGGAGGAGACAGCGACCACCCGTCAGACGGAGAGACAAGCGTGCAGCCAATGATGACCAAGATTAAAACAGTGCTCAAAA GTCGTGGCCGCCCACCTACGGAACCACTGCCGGACGGGTGGATCATGACGTTCCATAACTCCGGAGTCCCTGTGTACCTGCACCGAGAGTCTCGGGTGGTCACCTGGTCCAGGCCATACTTCTTGGGAACGGGAAGCATACGG AAACATGATCCTCCTCTGAGTAGCATCCCCTGTCTGCattacaagaaaatgaaagacaatgaGGAAAGGGAGCAAAACAGCGAGCTCGCCCCCTGTGGAGAGGTGTCTCCTGCCAAGCCCCTGAGCCGATCTGCAGAGCTGGAGCTCCCCCTGGAAGAGCCCGACTCCTTGGGGACTGACTTGGGGCCCCCAGATGAGAAGGACCCACTGGGGGCCGAGGCTGCCCCCGGGGCCCTGGGGCAAGTGAAGGCCAAGGTGGAAGTGTGCAAAGATGAATCAGTTG ACCTTGAGGAGTTTCGGAACTACCTGGAGAAGCGCTTTGACTTCGAGCAAGTTACCGTGAAGAAGTTCAGGACATGGGCTGAGCGTCGGCAGTTCAACCGAGAAATGAAGCGAAAACAGGCTGAGTCAGAGAGGCCCATCCTGCCGGCCAATCAGAAGCTCATCACTCTGTCTGTGCAGGACGCGCCCACGAAGAAAG AGTTTGTCATCAACCCCAATGGGAAGTCGGAGGTCTGCATCCTGCACGAGTACATGCAGCGCGTCCTCAAGGTCCGCCCTGTGTACAACTTCTTTGAATGTG agaacCCAAGTGAGCCTTTTGGTGCCTCGGTGACCATCGATGGTGTGACCTATGGATCTGGAACGGCAAGCAGCAAAAAACTTGCGAAGAATAAAGCTG CACGGGCCACGCTGGAAATCCTCATCCCGGACTTTGTTAAACAGACCTCTGAGGAGAAGCCCAAAGACAGTGAGGAGCTGGAG TATTTTAACCACATCAGTATCGAGGACTCGCGAGTCTACGAGCTGACCAGCAAGGCTGGACTGCTATCTCCATACCAGATCCTCCATGAGTGCCTTAAAAG AAACCATGGGATGGGGGACACCTCCATCAAGTTTGAAGTGGTTCCTGGTAAAAACCAGAAGAGTGAATATGTCATGGCGTGTGGCAAGCACACTGTGCGCGGCTGGT GCAAGAATAAGCGAGTTGGGAAACAGTTAGCTTCCCAGAAGATCCTTCAGCTGCTGCACCCACATGTCAAGAACTGGGGGTCCTTGCTGCGCATGTACGGCCGTGAAAGCAGCAAGATGGTCAAACAG GAGACGTCGGACAAGAGTGTGATCGAGCTGCAGCAGTTTGCCCGGAAGAACAAGCCCAACCTGCACATCCTGAGCAAACTGCAGGAGGAGATGCGGAGGCTGGCGGAGGAGAGG GAGGAGACGCGGAAGAAGCCCAAGATGTCCATTGTGGCATCTGCGCAGCCTGGCGGCGAGCCCCTGTGCACTGTGGACGTGTGA
- the RANBP1 gene encoding ran-specific GTPase-activating protein isoform X1 produces the protein MDCQATCSDTHEDHDTSTENADESNHDPQFEPIVSLPEQEIKTLEEDEEELFKMRAKLFRFASENDLPEWKERGTGDVKLLKHKEKGTIRLLMRRDKTLKICANHYITPMMELKPNAGSDRAWVWNTHADFADECPKQELLAIRFLNAENAQKFKTKFEECRKEIEEREKKGSGKNDSAEKVAEKLEALSVKEGKEPKNETKKVAEEEQ, from the exons ATGGATTGCCAAGCCACGTGCTCC GACACTCACGAGGACCACGACACCTCCACCGAGAATGCCGACGAGTCCAACCATGACCCCCAGTTTGAACCAATAGTTTCTCTTCCTGAACAAGAAATTAAAACGCTGGAAGAAGATGAAgaggaactttttaaaat GCGGGCCAAGCTGTTCCGGTTCGCTTCAGAGAACGACCTCCCGGAGTGGAAGGAGCGGGGCACCGGGGACGTCAAGCTGCTGAAGCACAAGGAGAAGGGGACCATCCGCCTCCTCATGCGCAGGGACAAGACCCTCAAGATCTGCGCCAACCACTACA TCACGCCGATGATGGAGCTGAAGCCGAACGCAGGCAGTGACCGTGCCTGGGTCTGGAATACCCACGCAGACTTCGCCGACGAGTGCCCCAAGCAGGAGCTGCTGGCCATCCGCTTCCTTAACGCCGAGA ATGCACAGAAATTCAAAACGAAGTTTGAAGAATGCAGGAAAGAgattgaagagagagaaaagaaag GATCTGGCAAAAATGATAGTGCCGAGAAAGTAGCTGAGAAGCTAGAAGCTCTTTCGGTGAAGGAGGGCAAGGAGCCCAAGAACGAGACCAAGAAGGTGGCTGAGGAGGAGCAATGA
- the TRMT2A gene encoding tRNA (uracil-5-)-methyltransferase homolog A — protein MERMMGDELDGEGRARVGGPGQDGPSAPGSPAAPGPQQGEEQAMGAGAAGPGAQPGPYSYIRAGLFTSEIFKLELQNVPRHASFSDVRRFLGRFGLQPHKTKLFGQPPCAFVTFRSAAERDKALCVLHGALWKGRLLSVRLARPKADPLARKRQREDQGEPPATPATCIADVVTPLWTVPYAEQLERKRLECEQVLQKLAKEIGSTNRALLPWLLLQRHKHNKACCPLEGVRPSPQQTEYRNKCEFLVGVGVDGEDNTVGCRLGKYKGGTCAVASPFDTVHIPGATKQVVKAFQEFIRSTPYSAYDPETYSGHWKQLTVRTSRRGQAMAVAYFHPQNLSPEELEELKASLAQHFMEGPGKTSGVTCLYFVEEGQRKTPSQEGLPLEHVAGDQCIREDLLGLTFRISPHAFFQVNTPAAEVLYTLIQDWAQLDAGSTVLDVCCGTGTIGLALARKVKRVVGIELCQEAVEDARVNALDNELSNVEFHCGRAEDLVPTLVSRLASQQLMAVLDPPRAGLHSKVILAVRRAENLKRLLYVSCNPRAAMGNFVDLCRAPSNRVKGSPFRPVKAVAVDLFPQTPHCEMLILFERVEHPNGMGALEPQDPPVQPPPEPPGDTPAETRASPAS, from the exons ATGGAGCGGATGATGGGTGACGAGCTCGACGGCGAA GGCCGCGCGCGCGTGGGGGGCCCCGGCCAGGACGGCCCCAGCGCGCCGGGCAGCCCCGCGGCCCCGGGCCCCCAGCAGGGGGAGGAGCAGGCCATGGGGGCCGGGGCCGCGGGACCGGGTGCTCAGCCGGGGCCCTACAGCTACATCCGGGCTGGCTTGTTCACCTCGGAGATCTTCAAGCTGGAGCTTCAGAACGTGCCGCGCCACGCCAGTTTTAGCGACGTCCGGCGCTTCCTGGGCCGCTTCGGGCTGCAGCCCCACAAGACGAAGCTCTTCGGGCAGCCTCCCTGCGCCTTCGTGACCTTTCGCAGCGCCGCCGAGCGCGACAAAGCCCTGTGTGTGTTGCACGGCGCCCTGTGGAAGGGCCGGCTGCTCAGCGTGCGCCTGGCTAGGCCTAAGGCTGACCCCTTGGCCAGGAAAAGGCAACGGGAGGACCAGGGGGAGCCTCCTGCCACCCCCGCCACGTGCATCGCTGATGTGGTGACCCCTCTTTGGACCGTGCCCTACGCGGAGCAGCTTGAGCGGAAGCGGCTGGAGTGTGAGCAGGTGCTGCAGAAGCTCGCCAA GGAAATCGGGAGCACCAACCGCGCCCTGCTCCCTTGGCTTCTCTTACAGAGGCACAAACACAACAAGGCTTGCTGCCCGCTGGAGGGGGTCCGGCCATCACCTCAGCAG ACTGAGTATCGGAACAAATGTGAGTTTCTGGTTGGTGTTGGGGTGGATGGGGAAGACAACACGGTCGGCTGCCGGCTTGGCAAGTACAAGGGCGGGACGTGTGCTGTGGCATCCCCCTTCGACACCGTGCATATCCCTGGGGCCACCAAGCAGGTGGTGAAGGCTTTCCAGGAGTTCATCCG GTCCACTCCCTACTCGGCGTATGACCCGGAGACATACTCGGGTCACTGGAAGCAGCTGACCGTGCGCACCAGCCGCCGTGGCCAAGCCATGGCCGTTGCCTACTTCCACCCGCAG AACCTGAGTCCtgaggagctggaggagctgaAGGCTTCTTTGGCACAGCACTTCATGGAGGGGCCGGGCAAGACCAGTGGGGTGACTTGCCTCTACTTCGTGGAGGAGGGACAGCG aaaGACCCCCAGCCAAGAGGGCCTGCCTCTGGAGCATGTGGCCGGGGACCAGTGCATCCGCGAGGACCTGCTGGGGCTGACCTTCCGGATTTCCCCTCACGCCTTCTTCCAG GTGAACACCCCCGCGGCTGAGGTGCTCTACACGCTCATCCAGGACTGGGCCCAGCTGGACGCAGGGAGCACGGTGCTGGACGTGTGCTGCGGCACCGGCACCATCGGCCTGGCTTTGGCCCGG AAGGTAAAGAGAGTCGTGGGGATCGAGCTGTGCCAGGAGGCTGTGGAGGACGCCCGGGTGAATGCCCTGGACAACG AGTTGAGCAACGTCGAGTTCCACTGCGGGAGGGCCGAGGACCTGGTGCCTACACTGGTGAGCAGACTGGCGTCGCAGCAGCTCATGGCTGTCCTGGACCCACCCCGCGCCGGTCTAC ATTCCAAAGTGATCCTGGCTGTCCGCAGAGCTGAGAACCTCAAGCGACTCCTATATGTCTCCTGCAACCCCCGGGCAGCCATGGGCAACTTTGTGGA CCTCTGCAGGGCCCCGTCAAACCGGGTGAAGGGCAGTCCTTTCCGGCCAGTCAAGGCTGTGGCCGTGGACCTGTTCCCGCAGACCCCACACTGTGAGATGCTCATCCTGTTTGAGAGAGTGGAGCACCCCAATGGCATGGGGGCCCTGGAGCCCCAGGATCCTCCAGTCCAGCCCCCACCAGAGCCCCCAGGTGACACCCCAGCAGAAACCAGGGCCTCCCCTGCTTCTTAG
- the RANBP1 gene encoding ran-specific GTPase-activating protein isoform X2 codes for MAAAKDTHEDHDTSTENADESNHDPQFEPIVSLPEQEIKTLEEDEEELFKMRAKLFRFASENDLPEWKERGTGDVKLLKHKEKGTIRLLMRRDKTLKICANHYITPMMELKPNAGSDRAWVWNTHADFADECPKQELLAIRFLNAENAQKFKTKFEECRKEIEEREKKGSGKNDSAEKVAEKLEALSVKEGKEPKNETKKVAEEEQ; via the exons atGGCGGCCGCCAAg GACACTCACGAGGACCACGACACCTCCACCGAGAATGCCGACGAGTCCAACCATGACCCCCAGTTTGAACCAATAGTTTCTCTTCCTGAACAAGAAATTAAAACGCTGGAAGAAGATGAAgaggaactttttaaaat GCGGGCCAAGCTGTTCCGGTTCGCTTCAGAGAACGACCTCCCGGAGTGGAAGGAGCGGGGCACCGGGGACGTCAAGCTGCTGAAGCACAAGGAGAAGGGGACCATCCGCCTCCTCATGCGCAGGGACAAGACCCTCAAGATCTGCGCCAACCACTACA TCACGCCGATGATGGAGCTGAAGCCGAACGCAGGCAGTGACCGTGCCTGGGTCTGGAATACCCACGCAGACTTCGCCGACGAGTGCCCCAAGCAGGAGCTGCTGGCCATCCGCTTCCTTAACGCCGAGA ATGCACAGAAATTCAAAACGAAGTTTGAAGAATGCAGGAAAGAgattgaagagagagaaaagaaag GATCTGGCAAAAATGATAGTGCCGAGAAAGTAGCTGAGAAGCTAGAAGCTCTTTCGGTGAAGGAGGGCAAGGAGCCCAAGAACGAGACCAAGAAGGTGGCTGAGGAGGAGCAATGA